One region of Salvia miltiorrhiza cultivar Shanhuang (shh) chromosome 3, IMPLAD_Smil_shh, whole genome shotgun sequence genomic DNA includes:
- the LOC131018195 gene encoding F-box protein At3g07870-like has translation MESVRIVGCCNGLVCCCIDLRRGRFLLWNPATRISMELPQLVLENRDWPSSISGFGWNESSGAYKVFVVLRSSRKFMGRVYSSNTNSWKTVEFFDIGLIHSKAHFVSGKLHWLHIKNTDETDNYEIATFDLKKEEFGVMKLPRGAKSVRLGVNEGRLTMILEKKRTDFDVWVMKQDCWVKVRDGVVYEPCEILPSVAPFCAVDEVEIRLVRGSNFKLYDQARDDVHSQMKKIRDSLQTHLYIESLVSPVPDKNLCRAI, from the coding sequence ATGGAGTCCGTCCGTATAGTGGGGTGCTGTAATGGGCTGGTCTGCTGCTGCATTGATCTCAGGAGAGGGCGTTTCTTACTATGGAATCCTGCCACCAGAATCTCCATGGAATTACCACAATTGGTATTAGAGAATAGAGACTGGCCCTCGTCCATATCCGGATTCGGTTGGAATGAATCGAGCGGTGCATACAAGGTGTTTGTGGTTTTGCGTAGCAGTAGAAAGTTTATGGGTAGAGTTTATAGTTCAAACACAAATTCATGGAAAACAGTCGAGTTTTTTGATATCGGTTTGATACATAGTAAGGCGCATTTTGTGAGTGGAAAGCTTCATTGGCTTCACATTAAGAATACAGATGAGACGGATAATTATGAAATTGCTacatttgatttgaagaaggaGGAGTTTGGAGTGATGAAGCTTCCACGTGGCGCAAAATCAGTGCGCTTGGGCGTGAACGAGGGTCGCCTTACCATGATATTAGAAAAGAAGAGAACAGACTTTGATGTGTGGGTAATGAAGCAGGATTGTTGGGTGAAAGTGAGGGATGGTGTTGTTTATGAGCCTTGTGAAATTCTTCCATCCGTAGCCCCATTTTGCGCAGTCGACGAGGTGGAGATTCGGCTAGTTCGAGGGTCGAATTTTAAGCTCTACGATCAAGCACGAGATGATGTGCATTCGCAGATGAAGAAAATTAGAGATTCCTTGCAAACGCATCTCTACATCGAAAGTTTAGTCTCTCCGGTCCCCGACAAGAATCTGTGCCGAGCGATTTGA